One genomic region from Bacillus aquiflavi encodes:
- a CDS encoding histidine phosphatase family protein, whose protein sequence is MTTLALIRHGITEWNEINKLQGHQNIPLSEKGKEQVLALANRLVGEKWDIIYSSDLQRAKETANILAEKMGLQVMIDKRLRERYFGRLEGTIEIDRMAQWGKYWRELHHGIEENEKIELRVAQFFYDIIHPLNEKKIIVISHGITINKMLKIILKDYNEIEIHNTSVSILKKNDHEWFLHLFNCTEHLKKMM, encoded by the coding sequence GTGACGACGTTAGCTTTAATTAGACATGGAATAACCGAATGGAATGAAATAAATAAATTACAAGGACATCAAAACATTCCGTTAAGTGAAAAAGGTAAAGAACAAGTACTTGCTTTAGCAAACCGGTTAGTAGGAGAGAAGTGGGATATCATCTATTCTAGTGATTTGCAAAGAGCGAAAGAAACAGCTAATATTTTAGCAGAAAAAATGGGTTTACAAGTGATGATTGATAAACGGTTGCGAGAAAGATATTTTGGCAGATTAGAAGGGACAATCGAAATAGACCGCATGGCACAATGGGGAAAATACTGGCGGGAACTTCATCATGGCATCGAAGAAAATGAAAAAATCGAACTGAGAGTCGCTCAGTTTTTTTACGACATCATTCATCCATTAAATGAAAAAAAAATCATTGTCATTAGTCATGGAATAACTATTAATAAAATGTTAAAAATAATCTTAAAAGATTATAACGAAATTGAAATACATAATACGTCCGTGTCGATTTTAAAAAAGAACGATCATGAGTGGTTTTTACATTTATTTAATTGCACTGAACACCTAAAGAAAATGATGTAA
- a CDS encoding AbgT family transporter translates to MLDKIEYAGNKLPDPIVLFVILSAIIILASYVLSLLNISAVNPATNEKVVVHNLLSKDGLIEILTGMVKNFSEFPPLGAVLVVMIGVGLADESGFFSVLMKRAVVATPKKIIIPSIIFIAIVGNVAADATQVVLPPIAAAVLMAFGYHPLVGLVVAYASTVGAFSANIMIGMTDTLAAGFTEIGAKAVNPDYVANPAMNYYFIAVSAFFLLIVATWVTYKFTIPRFGTYTGMAVEMEKITELEKRGLRWSGIVFLVFIIITLILVLPQNGILRNPETGSLIQDSPFMAAIVPLITIFFLIPGLFYGLGSKTIRSSKDFADMLGKAMSTMGPYIVLVFVTAQMLAYFSSSNLGPIIAIKGAEFLESVGFTGIPLFIFFIIFVGFVNILIGSASAKWAILAPIFVPMFMILGYDPAFTQAMYRIGDSITNPITPMLPYLVLLLSFAKQYDKKTGLGTLISALFPYTIFFGIFWILLLIVWYLLGIPVGPQGPIYLPS, encoded by the coding sequence ATGCTCGATAAAATTGAATATGCAGGAAACAAATTACCTGATCCGATCGTATTGTTTGTTATTCTCTCTGCAATCATTATTTTGGCTTCCTATGTATTATCATTATTGAATATTTCTGCTGTAAATCCTGCAACTAATGAGAAAGTGGTTGTTCATAATCTTCTTTCTAAAGACGGATTGATTGAAATATTAACTGGTATGGTAAAAAACTTTAGTGAATTTCCGCCTCTCGGAGCGGTATTAGTCGTGATGATTGGTGTTGGTTTAGCTGATGAAAGCGGATTTTTTTCGGTATTAATGAAACGAGCGGTCGTGGCCACACCAAAAAAGATTATTATTCCTAGTATTATTTTTATTGCGATTGTTGGAAATGTTGCTGCAGATGCAACACAAGTTGTTTTACCGCCGATAGCCGCAGCTGTGCTTATGGCTTTCGGATATCATCCGCTCGTTGGACTTGTAGTTGCATACGCTTCGACAGTTGGTGCCTTCTCAGCCAATATTATGATTGGAATGACCGATACGTTAGCCGCTGGATTCACAGAAATTGGTGCAAAGGCAGTTAATCCTGATTATGTAGCGAACCCTGCGATGAACTATTATTTTATTGCAGTATCTGCATTTTTCCTATTAATTGTTGCAACTTGGGTCACCTATAAATTTACGATTCCTCGATTTGGAACATACACTGGTATGGCAGTCGAAATGGAGAAAATAACTGAGCTTGAAAAACGCGGATTAAGGTGGTCTGGAATAGTTTTTCTCGTATTTATTATCATTACTTTAATTTTAGTTTTGCCGCAGAATGGTATTTTACGAAACCCAGAAACAGGATCGCTCATTCAAGATTCACCATTTATGGCAGCGATTGTGCCATTAATTACGATTTTCTTTTTAATACCGGGTCTTTTTTATGGTTTGGGGTCGAAAACAATTCGTTCGTCAAAAGATTTTGCTGACATGCTAGGAAAAGCGATGAGTACGATGGGGCCATATATCGTATTAGTTTTCGTTACAGCACAAATGCTCGCATACTTTAGCTCAAGTAATTTAGGTCCGATTATTGCTATTAAAGGAGCAGAATTTTTAGAGTCTGTTGGATTTACAGGGATCCCACTCTTCATTTTCTTTATTATTTTTGTTGGATTTGTTAATATTTTGATCGGAAGTGCTTCAGCAAAATGGGCAATTCTTGCTCCTATTTTCGTGCCAATGTTTATGATTCTTGGATATGATCCTGCGTTCACACAGGCAATGTATAGAATAGGAGATTCAATCACTAATCCAATCACACCAATGTTGCCGTATTTAGTGTTATTATTATCATTTGCGAAACAGTATGATAAGAAGACAGGTCTTGGTACATTAATTTCAGCATTATTCCCATACACAATATTTTTCGGAATATTCTGGATACTGCTGTTAATTGTTTGGTATTTGTTAGGAATACCTGTAGGTCCACAAGGGCCAATTTATTTACCATCATAA
- a CDS encoding cation diffusion facilitator family transporter has product MDTYNDLKMGEKGAWFSIIAYICLSALKLIVGYFGNSEALKADGLNNSTDVVASIAILIGLKISRKPPDDDHHYGHLRAESISSLIAAFIMILVGIQVLFQATISITTKEQLAPNMLTAWTALFSAFVMYIVYRYNLKLANQINSSSLKAAAYDNRSDALVSIGAFIGIIGSLIGLPWLDPLTAIIVGMIICKTAVVIFKDAAFLLTDGFDNKTLISISKIISEIPEVRSINNIRGRTHGKYLFVDVTISVDPQLNVVESHEITEEIENQVQLQHRNSYVHVHIEPYQQEFK; this is encoded by the coding sequence ATGGATACATACAATGATTTAAAAATGGGTGAAAAAGGTGCTTGGTTTAGTATTATTGCCTATATATGTTTATCTGCCTTAAAGCTGATTGTCGGTTATTTCGGAAATTCCGAAGCGTTAAAAGCAGACGGCTTAAATAACTCGACAGATGTTGTTGCTTCAATTGCGATTTTGATAGGTCTGAAAATTTCTCGAAAACCTCCTGACGACGATCATCATTATGGGCACTTACGAGCAGAATCAATTTCTTCTTTAATTGCAGCATTCATTATGATATTAGTCGGTATTCAAGTTTTATTTCAGGCAACCATTTCGATTACAACGAAGGAACAACTGGCTCCGAACATGTTAACTGCTTGGACGGCTTTATTTTCAGCCTTTGTCATGTATATTGTTTATCGGTATAACCTTAAGCTAGCGAATCAAATTAACAGCTCATCGTTAAAGGCAGCTGCGTACGATAATCGATCAGACGCCCTTGTCAGCATCGGTGCTTTTATTGGTATTATCGGCTCCTTAATCGGGTTACCATGGCTTGATCCGTTAACAGCCATCATTGTTGGCATGATTATTTGCAAAACAGCGGTAGTTATTTTTAAAGACGCAGCTTTTTTATTAACAGATGGATTTGATAACAAAACTCTTATAAGTATTTCAAAAATAATTAGCGAGATACCTGAAGTTCGTTCGATTAATAATATAAGGGGACGAACACATGGAAAATACCTTTTTGTAGATGTCACTATTTCTGTCGATCCACAGCTAAACGTTGTTGAGAGTCATGAAATAACGGAAGAAATTGAAAACCAAGTCCAACTTCAACATCGAAATAGTTACGTACATGTTCATATAGAACCATATCAGCAAGAATTTAAATAG
- a CDS encoding M20 metallopeptidase family protein produces MEGRQLEEQIEEVYESVIKWRRYLHQHPELSFQEVNTSQFIFDTLSNFENLELSRPTKTSVVARLKGTKPGKRVALRADIDALPIKEETGLPFASKNNGVMHACGHDGHTAMLLGAAKVLSESIDELSGEIIFIFQHAEEVPPGGAQELVKAGVVNGIDKIIGMHLMPAIPLGKIGITLGASTTASDLFDIIVQGKAGHASSPQDSIDSLAIGAQIVSSLHHIVSRDISPLESSVISVTRFHSGDAYNVIPGTATIGGSVRSFSEEVREKLRQRIEEVAQGVATAYGAKITFQYMYGYSAVVNDETVTKELLAVIKKQFPDNCIEFLPPMLGGEDFSAFSNEIPGCYIRLGAGNVDKGIIHPLHHPSFNIEELALKYGVKIYVNAALSLTKS; encoded by the coding sequence ATGGAGGGTAGGCAGCTAGAAGAACAAATCGAAGAAGTCTATGAAAGCGTTATTAAATGGAGAAGATATTTACATCAACATCCGGAATTATCCTTTCAAGAGGTAAACACTTCGCAATTCATTTTTGACACATTATCAAACTTTGAAAATCTCGAATTATCAAGACCAACGAAAACGAGTGTTGTTGCCCGCTTAAAGGGAACAAAGCCTGGAAAACGAGTAGCATTGCGAGCAGATATAGACGCGCTTCCAATTAAGGAGGAAACAGGTCTACCATTTGCTTCTAAAAATAATGGGGTTATGCATGCTTGCGGACATGATGGGCATACAGCAATGCTTCTAGGTGCAGCAAAAGTGTTAAGCGAATCTATTGACGAACTAAGCGGAGAAATTATTTTTATTTTCCAACATGCTGAAGAAGTGCCGCCTGGAGGCGCTCAAGAATTGGTTAAAGCAGGGGTAGTAAACGGTATCGATAAAATAATTGGGATGCATCTTATGCCTGCAATTCCACTAGGTAAAATTGGAATTACACTAGGGGCATCAACAACTGCTTCAGATCTGTTTGATATTATTGTTCAAGGCAAAGCGGGTCACGCATCCTCTCCACAAGACTCGATTGATTCCTTAGCAATAGGGGCGCAAATCGTAAGCAGTTTACATCATATCGTTTCGAGAGATATTTCTCCATTGGAGAGTAGTGTCATTTCAGTAACGAGATTTCATAGTGGTGATGCTTACAATGTCATCCCAGGAACTGCAACAATTGGCGGGTCAGTCCGAAGTTTTTCAGAAGAAGTGCGAGAAAAACTGCGGCAACGTATTGAAGAAGTGGCACAAGGAGTTGCAACAGCATATGGGGCAAAGATCACTTTTCAGTATATGTATGGATATAGTGCAGTAGTCAATGATGAGACTGTTACGAAAGAATTATTAGCTGTTATCAAAAAACAATTTCCAGACAATTGTATCGAGTTTTTACCACCAATGTTAGGTGGAGAGGATTTCTCTGCTTTCAGTAATGAAATCCCTGGGTGCTATATTAGGCTTGGAGCAGGAAATGTAGACAAAGGAATCATCCATCCTCTTCATCATCCGAGCTTTAATATAGAAGAGCTTGCCTTAAAATATGGAGTAAAGATTTATGTAAATGCAGCTTTAAGCTTAACGAAAAGCTGA
- a CDS encoding sensor histidine kinase, with the protein MQNNLIYIIFGIVIAVFIILFIFNYAQFKSLYRKINSITEVSNDVLEGRHQVILHENEEGEFAKLIYSINNMSASIRNNIMALEKEKKFLVNLLSDISHQLKTPLSSLMMFNELLTEREIEDAQRKRFLKSSQVQLKRMEWLIKSLLKLAKLDAGAIVFKKVDQSLNETISQTIEMIKKRSEEEKVEIKLIESEDIHMAHDREWLSEALMNMIKNAVEHTEKDGCITVSVEDSPLFYRIFISDTGEGIEPNQLPHIFKRFYRIKSKKQNDSVGIGLSLSQSIVEGQGGLIEVDSILGEGTTFQILFPKY; encoded by the coding sequence TTGCAAAACAACTTAATATATATAATATTTGGGATTGTTATTGCTGTATTTATCATTTTATTTATCTTTAATTATGCACAGTTTAAAAGTTTATATCGAAAAATAAATAGTATTACTGAAGTTTCTAATGATGTTCTTGAAGGTCGTCATCAAGTAATCCTTCATGAAAACGAAGAGGGTGAATTTGCAAAGTTAATATATAGCATTAATAATATGAGTGCTTCAATTAGAAATAATATTATGGCGTTAGAAAAAGAAAAGAAATTTCTTGTCAATTTATTATCAGACATATCACACCAACTTAAAACCCCGCTTTCATCATTAATGATGTTTAATGAGTTGCTAACAGAAAGAGAAATAGAAGATGCACAACGAAAACGATTTTTGAAAAGCAGTCAAGTTCAATTGAAACGGATGGAGTGGTTAATTAAAAGCTTATTAAAGCTAGCAAAGCTAGATGCAGGAGCCATTGTCTTTAAAAAAGTAGACCAATCGTTAAATGAAACAATTTCCCAAACGATTGAAATGATTAAAAAACGCAGTGAAGAGGAAAAGGTAGAGATTAAACTAATAGAAAGCGAAGATATTCATATGGCACACGATCGGGAATGGCTAAGTGAAGCGCTTATGAATATGATTAAAAATGCAGTAGAACATACTGAAAAAGATGGGTGTATCACTGTTTCAGTTGAAGACTCGCCATTGTTTTACCGGATTTTTATTTCTGATACGGGTGAGGGAATTGAACCAAATCAATTGCCGCATATTTTTAAACGGTTTTATCGAATTAAGAGCAAAAAGCAAAACGATTCGGTTGGAATCGGTCTTTCGCTTAGTCAATCGATAGTAGAGGGGCAAGGCGGTTTAATCGAGGTTGACAGTATCCTTGGCGAGGGAACGACTTTTCAGATTTTGTTCCCGAAATATTAG